From Panicum hallii strain FIL2 chromosome 2, PHallii_v3.1, whole genome shotgun sequence, a single genomic window includes:
- the LOC112879593 gene encoding pentatricopeptide repeat-containing protein At1g62670, mitochondrial-like isoform X2 gives MRRRPEPRLVRYLATASASPAAPAPPPLQASKPPRPAAPFLAVLLRRGRAAAAAILNRRLRAAPAPEAHALLSALPSVRDAVSYNTVLAALCRRGGDLPAALSLLRDMSREPHPGARPTAVSYTTVMRGLCAARRADEAVGLLRTMQDRGVRPDVVTYGTLIQGLCDAAEVDGAVELLNEMCGSGIEPNVVLYSCLLRGYCKSGRWQDVGKVFEEMSWRGIQPDVIMFTGLIDSLCKEGKTGKAEMVKDMMVERGLEPNAVTYNVLINSLCKEGSVREAMTLKKEMVEKGVAPDVVTYNTLIAGLSGVLEMDEAMGLLDEMIQGDIVLEPDVFTYNSVIHGLCKIGRMFQAVKVREMMAERGCMCDLVTYNCLIGGFLRVHKVKMAMKLMNELTSSGLNPDSFTYSILINGFSKMWEVDRAEKFLCTMREHGLEPELAHYIPLLAAMCQQGMMERATILFNEMDKNCRLDVVAYSTMIHGACKSGDKKMVEQLIKDMLVIKGYSAEGQINKVLELISEMRAKNVALDSKIISTIVASLTNEHKKKLLEVLPDFSKELLQGNTAPGVHELTM, from the exons ATGAGGAGGCGCCCGGAGCCTCGTCTCGTCCGGTACctcgccaccgcctccgcctcgcccgccgcccccgccccgcccccgctcCAGGCCTCGaagccgccccgccccgccgcgccgttccTCGCCGTGCTCCTGCGCcggggccgcgcggccgccgcggcgatcctcaaccgccgcctccgcgcggCGCCCGCCCCGGAGGCCCACGCCCTGCTCTCCGCGCTCCCGTCCGTCCGCGACGCCGTCTCCTACAACACCGTCCTCGCCGCGCTCTGCCGCCGCGGGGGCGACCTCCCCGCTGCGCTCTCCCTCCTCCGCGACATGTCACGGGAGCCCCACCCGGGCGCCCGCCCCACCGCCGTCTCCTACACCACGGTCATGCGCGGGCTCTGCGCGGCGCGCCGCGCGGACGAGGCCGTCGGCTTGCTCCGGACCATGCAGGACCGCGGCGTCCGCCCCGACGTCGTCACGTACGGCACGCTCATCCAGGGGCTGTGCGACGCCGCGGAGGTCGACGGGGCCGTGGAGCTGCTGAATGAGATGTGCGGCAGTGGTATTGAGCCGAACGTGGTTTTGTACAGCTGCTTGCTGCGGGGATACTGCAAGTCCGGCCGGTGGCAGGACGTAGGCAAGGTGTTCGAAGAAATGTCCTGGCGGGGAATTCAGCCGGATGTGATCATGTTCACTGGTTTAATCGACAGCCTGTGTAAAGAGGGGAAGACAGGAAAGGCCGAAATGGTGAAGGACATGATGGTGGAACGAGGGTTGGAGCCAAATGCAGTGACATACAACGTGCTGATCAATTCCCTGTGCAAGGAAGGATCGGTGAGGGAGGCGATGACTCTAAAGAAGGAGATGGTAGAGAAGGGGGTGGCACCGGATGTTGTGACATACAACACCCTGATTGCAGGTCTTTCTGGCGTGCTCGAGATGGATGAGGCTATGGGGTTGCTTGATGAGATGATCCAAGGAGATATTGTGCTTGAGCCTGATGTGTTCACGTACAACTCGGTTATACATGGACTGTGTAAGATCGGTCGTATGTTCCAAGCAGTCAAAGTTCGTGAGATGATGGCTGAGAGGGGGTGTATGTGTGACTTGGTGACCTACAATTGTCTGATTGGTGGATTCCTTAGGGTTCACAAGGTTAAGATGGCTATGAAGCTAATGAATGAGCTGACTAGTTCTGGATTGAATCCTGATTCATTCACCTATAGCATTCTGATAAATGGCTTCAGCAAGATGTGGGAAGTTGACCGTGCGGAAAAGTTCTTGTGTACAATGAGAGAACATGGCTTAGAGCCTGAGCTAGCTCACTATATTCCTTTGCTTGCAGCTATGTGTCAACAGGGAATGATGGAGCGGGCTACAATTTTGTTCAATGAAATGGATAAGAACTGCAGGCTTGATGTTGTCGCATATAGCACTATGATCCATGGTGCTTGCAAATCAGGGGATAAGAAAATGGTTGAACAATTGATTAAAGATATGCTTG TGATCAAAGGTTACAGCGCTGAAGGCCAGATAAACAAGGTTCTGGAATTGATTAGTGAAATGAGAGCCAAGAATGTAGCTCTTGATTCTAAAATCATATCTACTATTGTCGCTTCTCTGACAAACGAACACAAAAAGAAGCTACTGGAGGTGCTACCCGATTTCTCGAAAGAACTGTTGCAAGGCAACACCGCCCCAGGA
- the LOC112879593 gene encoding pentatricopeptide repeat-containing protein At4g28010-like isoform X1: MRRRPEPRLVRYLATASASPAAPAPPPLQASKPPRPAAPFLAVLLRRGRAAAAAILNRRLRAAPAPEAHALLSALPSVRDAVSYNTVLAALCRRGGDLPAALSLLRDMSREPHPGARPTAVSYTTVMRGLCAARRADEAVGLLRTMQDRGVRPDVVTYGTLIQGLCDAAEVDGAVELLNEMCGSGIEPNVVLYSCLLRGYCKSGRWQDVGKVFEEMSWRGIQPDVIMFTGLIDSLCKEGKTGKAEMVKDMMVERGLEPNAVTYNVLINSLCKEGSVREAMTLKKEMVEKGVAPDVVTYNTLIAGLSGVLEMDEAMGLLDEMIQGDIVLEPDVFTYNSVIHGLCKIGRMFQAVKVREMMAERGCMCDLVTYNCLIGGFLRVHKVKMAMKLMNELTSSGLNPDSFTYSILINGFSKMWEVDRAEKFLCTMREHGLEPELAHYIPLLAAMCQQGMMERATILFNEMDKNCRLDVVAYSTMIHGACKSGDKKMVEQLIKDMLGEGLTPDAVTYSIIINMFAKLSDLEAAEKVLKQMTASGFVPDVAVFDSVIKGYSAEGQINKVLELISEMRAKNVALDSKIISTIVASLTNEHKKKLLEVLPDFSKELLQGNTAPGVHELTM; encoded by the coding sequence ATGAGGAGGCGCCCGGAGCCTCGTCTCGTCCGGTACctcgccaccgcctccgcctcgcccgccgcccccgccccgcccccgctcCAGGCCTCGaagccgccccgccccgccgcgccgttccTCGCCGTGCTCCTGCGCcggggccgcgcggccgccgcggcgatcctcaaccgccgcctccgcgcggCGCCCGCCCCGGAGGCCCACGCCCTGCTCTCCGCGCTCCCGTCCGTCCGCGACGCCGTCTCCTACAACACCGTCCTCGCCGCGCTCTGCCGCCGCGGGGGCGACCTCCCCGCTGCGCTCTCCCTCCTCCGCGACATGTCACGGGAGCCCCACCCGGGCGCCCGCCCCACCGCCGTCTCCTACACCACGGTCATGCGCGGGCTCTGCGCGGCGCGCCGCGCGGACGAGGCCGTCGGCTTGCTCCGGACCATGCAGGACCGCGGCGTCCGCCCCGACGTCGTCACGTACGGCACGCTCATCCAGGGGCTGTGCGACGCCGCGGAGGTCGACGGGGCCGTGGAGCTGCTGAATGAGATGTGCGGCAGTGGTATTGAGCCGAACGTGGTTTTGTACAGCTGCTTGCTGCGGGGATACTGCAAGTCCGGCCGGTGGCAGGACGTAGGCAAGGTGTTCGAAGAAATGTCCTGGCGGGGAATTCAGCCGGATGTGATCATGTTCACTGGTTTAATCGACAGCCTGTGTAAAGAGGGGAAGACAGGAAAGGCCGAAATGGTGAAGGACATGATGGTGGAACGAGGGTTGGAGCCAAATGCAGTGACATACAACGTGCTGATCAATTCCCTGTGCAAGGAAGGATCGGTGAGGGAGGCGATGACTCTAAAGAAGGAGATGGTAGAGAAGGGGGTGGCACCGGATGTTGTGACATACAACACCCTGATTGCAGGTCTTTCTGGCGTGCTCGAGATGGATGAGGCTATGGGGTTGCTTGATGAGATGATCCAAGGAGATATTGTGCTTGAGCCTGATGTGTTCACGTACAACTCGGTTATACATGGACTGTGTAAGATCGGTCGTATGTTCCAAGCAGTCAAAGTTCGTGAGATGATGGCTGAGAGGGGGTGTATGTGTGACTTGGTGACCTACAATTGTCTGATTGGTGGATTCCTTAGGGTTCACAAGGTTAAGATGGCTATGAAGCTAATGAATGAGCTGACTAGTTCTGGATTGAATCCTGATTCATTCACCTATAGCATTCTGATAAATGGCTTCAGCAAGATGTGGGAAGTTGACCGTGCGGAAAAGTTCTTGTGTACAATGAGAGAACATGGCTTAGAGCCTGAGCTAGCTCACTATATTCCTTTGCTTGCAGCTATGTGTCAACAGGGAATGATGGAGCGGGCTACAATTTTGTTCAATGAAATGGATAAGAACTGCAGGCTTGATGTTGTCGCATATAGCACTATGATCCATGGTGCTTGCAAATCAGGGGATAAGAAAATGGTTGAACAATTGATTAAAGATATGCTTGGTGAGGGTCTGACTCCTGATGCCGTCACATATTCTATTATAAtcaacatgtttgcaaaacttaGTGACCTAGAAGCAGCCGAGAAGGTTCTTAAACAGATGACTGCAAGTGGCTTTGTACCTGACGTTGCTGTTTTTGATTCAGTGATCAAAGGTTACAGCGCTGAAGGCCAGATAAACAAGGTTCTGGAATTGATTAGTGAAATGAGAGCCAAGAATGTAGCTCTTGATTCTAAAATCATATCTACTATTGTCGCTTCTCTGACAAACGAACACAAAAAGAAGCTACTGGAGGTGCTACCCGATTTCTCGAAAGAACTGTTGCAAGGCAACACCGCCCCAGGA